From the genome of Actinacidiphila yeochonensis CN732, one region includes:
- a CDS encoding cytochrome ubiquinol oxidase subunit I: MQLALEPLNVARWQFGVTTVYHFLFVPLTISLSALTAGLQTAWVRTGKDTYLRATKFWGKLFLINIAMGVATGIVQEFQFGMNWSDYSRFVGDIFGAPLAFEALIAFFFESTFVGLWIFGWDRLPKRIHLACIWMVSIGTILSAYFILAANSWMQHPVGYTYNPRTKRAELTDFWAVLTQNTALAQFFHTMSASFLTGAAFVIGIAAYHLARRRHISVMRSSLRLALVVAVVAGALTAISGDTLGKVMFKQQPMKMAAAEALWDGQKGAPFSVFAVGNVNKGHNEVAIDIPNLLSFLADDNFTSYVGGIKDVEKAEQQKYGPGDYRPDVPVEYWGFRWMIGFGVVSIGVGAAGLWLTRRRFWLAPEKRTGEDEVPHLMLTRGIGLGERLSPWYWRAALLTMVFPLLANSWGWIFTETGRQPWVVYGVLRTKDAVSPGVSTGEVVTSLITFTALYALLAVVEIRLMVKYAKAGPPELTDDDRRSPTRIGGDPDQDADRPMAFSY, from the coding sequence GTGCAGCTCGCTCTGGAGCCACTGAACGTCGCCAGGTGGCAGTTCGGCGTGACGACCGTCTACCACTTCCTCTTCGTCCCCCTGACGATCTCCCTCTCCGCGCTGACCGCGGGGCTGCAGACCGCCTGGGTGCGTACCGGGAAGGACACCTACCTCAGAGCGACCAAGTTCTGGGGGAAGCTCTTCCTGATCAACATCGCCATGGGCGTGGCCACCGGCATCGTGCAGGAGTTCCAGTTCGGCATGAACTGGTCCGACTACTCGCGCTTCGTCGGGGACATCTTCGGCGCTCCGCTCGCCTTCGAGGCGCTGATCGCCTTCTTCTTCGAGTCCACCTTCGTCGGCCTGTGGATCTTCGGCTGGGACCGACTGCCCAAGCGCATCCACCTGGCCTGCATATGGATGGTGTCGATCGGCACCATCCTGTCCGCGTACTTCATCCTGGCCGCCAACTCCTGGATGCAGCACCCGGTCGGCTACACCTACAACCCCCGGACGAAGCGGGCCGAGCTGACCGACTTCTGGGCGGTGCTGACCCAGAACACCGCGCTCGCGCAGTTCTTCCACACGATGTCGGCGTCCTTCCTCACCGGTGCCGCCTTCGTGATCGGCATCGCCGCCTACCACCTGGCCCGCCGCCGGCACATCAGCGTGATGCGGTCCTCGCTGCGGCTGGCCCTGGTCGTCGCCGTCGTCGCCGGAGCGCTCACCGCGATCAGCGGCGACACCCTCGGCAAGGTCATGTTCAAGCAGCAGCCGATGAAGATGGCGGCCGCCGAGGCCCTGTGGGACGGCCAGAAGGGCGCGCCCTTCTCGGTCTTCGCGGTCGGGAACGTCAACAAGGGCCACAACGAGGTGGCCATCGACATCCCGAACCTGCTCTCCTTCCTCGCCGACGACAACTTCACCTCCTACGTCGGCGGCATCAAGGACGTCGAGAAGGCCGAGCAGCAGAAGTACGGCCCCGGCGACTACCGGCCCGACGTCCCCGTCGAGTACTGGGGCTTCCGCTGGATGATCGGCTTCGGCGTCGTCTCCATCGGTGTGGGCGCGGCCGGGCTGTGGCTGACCCGGCGCAGGTTCTGGCTGGCTCCGGAGAAGCGCACCGGTGAGGACGAGGTGCCGCACCTGATGCTGACCCGCGGCATCGGCCTGGGCGAGCGCCTGTCCCCCTGGTACTGGCGAGCAGCCCTGCTGACGATGGTGTTCCCGCTCCTCGCCAACTCCTGGGGCTGGATCTTCACCGAGACCGGCCGCCAGCCGTGGGTGGTCTACGGAGTGCTGCGCACCAAGGACGCGGTCTCCCCGGGCGTCTCCACGGGCGAGGTGGTGACCTCGCTGATCACCTTCACCGCGCTGTACGCGCTGCTCGCCGTCGTCGAGATCCGGCTGATGGTGAAGTACGCCAAGGCCGGCCCGCCGGAGCTGACCGACGACGACCGGCGCTCCCCCACCCGTATCGGCGGCGACCCCGACCAGGACGCCGACCGCCCGATGGCCTTCTCGTACTGA